The Mycolicibacterium duvalii DNA window CATCAGCACCGACTCGAAGGTGGTCTGGTCGACGGCTCGCCACAACACCTTGCGGGTCTGCCCCGCGTCGCATTCGATCTCGCGGTCGGGGCTCAGCAGCGCCGGGAACAGTGTGGCGCCGACGTGCGCGCGCACGGCGGCGGGCAGATCGGTCATCTGCTCCGGGTCGGCGATCAGCCGGCCGAAATATTGGTTGGCCAGCTGCTTGCCACGAAACGCCGGTAGCCCGAGCTCGGCCACGGCGGCGGCACGGTCGGCGTCGTCGAGGTCGGCGAAGTGCCGCGGCGGCAGAGCGCGGCGGGGGGCGTCGAAAACCAGAGGAAGTGGATTGGGCATGGCTGCCGTCCAGTATCCCCCGCCGGTGCCCACTCAGGCCAACAGCGTCAGCACGATCCAGGTCGCAACCGCCGACGGCAGCATGGCGTCGATGCGGTCCATCATGCCGCCGTGACCCGGCAGCAGGTTGCTCATGTCCTTGATGCCGAGGTCGCGTTTGAACTGCGATTCGACCAGGTCCCCCAGGGTGCCGGTGATCACCAGCATCAGGCCCAGCGCCACACCGGCCCACCACGGCTTGTCCAGCAGGAACACCACGGCCAGCACCGAGGCTGTCACTCCGAACACCAAGGAACCGGCCAGTCCCTCCCAGGACTTCTTCGGGCTGATCGCCGGGGCCATGGTGTGCTTGCCGAACAGCACGCCGGCGATGTAGCCACCGATGTCGGAGAACACCACCCCGAGCATCAGGGCGAACACCCGGTTGGCGCCGTCGTCGGGGTAGACGAGCAACGCGCCGAAGCTGGCGAACAGCGGCACCCAGGTGGCGAGGAACACCGTGGCGCCGATGTCGCGGGAGTAGTTCTGCGGCGCGTGGTTGAGCCCCTGGCCGACCAGGCGCCAGATCATGCAGACCACGACCGTGGCGGCGAACCCGCCCAGCGCGCCGGCGGGGCCGAATGGCCAGGTCAGCCATAGGGTCGCTTGACCGCCGACGAGCAACGGCACCATCGGGACCCGGTAGCCGGCCTCCCCTAGGCGGCTACCGACCTCGTAGGTGCTGATGGCCACCGCGGCCGCCACGAGCGCGAGCCACAGGTACGGCGCGAAGAGCAGAATCGCGATCAGACCGCCGCCGAGCACGACGCCGACGGCGATCGCCGCGGGCAGGTTGCGCCCGGCGCGCCCCGAAGTCTTAGGGGGGTTCGTCGGCGGTTCGTTGGCCGGCTGGTTCATCAGCGCTTCACGAGGGCATCAGGAGGGCTCAGTCATCAGGAAATCGGTCACTGTGGGGTTCAGACCTCCAGCAACTCGCCTTCCTTGTGCTTGACCAGCTCGTCGATCTGGGCCGTGTACTGGTGCGTGGTCTTGTCGAGGTCCTTCTCGGCGCGGGTGACCTCGTCTTCGCCGGCGTCCCCGTCCTTCTTGATCCGGGTCAGTTCCTCCATCGCCTTGCGGCGGATGTTGCGCACCGACACCTTCGCGTCCTCGCCCTTGGACTTGGCCTGCTTGACCAGTTCGCGGCGACGTTCCTCGGTCAACTGCGGGATCGCGACCCGGATCACGTTGCCGTCGTTGCTGGGGTTCACGCCCAGATCGGAGTTGCGGATCGCATCCTCGATGCTGCGCAGTTGGTTGGCTTCGTAGGGCTTGATGACGACCAGCCGGGCTTCAGGCACGTTGATGCTCGACAGCTGCGTGATCGGGGTGGCCGCGCCGTAGTAGTCCACGTGGATGCGGTTGAACATGGCGGGGTTGGCGCGTCCGGTGCGGATCGACGCGAGGTCGTCCCGCGCCACCGACACGGCCTTCTCCATCTTCTCCTCGGCGTCGAAGAGGGTTTCCTCGATCACTGTCGTTTCTCCCGTCGCTGTCTCGCCCGGCGCCACCCGTCAGGTGGTGACCAGTGTGCCGATCTTCTCACCCGCGACGGCGCGCGCGATGTTGCCGTCGACGAGCAGGTTGAACACCAGGATCGGCATGCCATTGTCCATGCACAGGCTGAACGCGGTCGCATCGGCGACCTTGAGACCGCGGTCGATGACCTCGCGGTGGCTGATAGCGATGAGCAGTTCCGCATCGGCATGCACGCGAGGATCCTTGGTGAACACCCCGTCGACGGCCTTGGCCATCAACACCACGTCGGCGCCGATCTCCAGCGCGCGCTGGGCCGCGGTGGTGTCGGTGGAGAAGTACGGCAGTCCCATCCCGGCGCCGAAGATCACCACCCGGCCCTTCTCCAGATGCCGTTGCGCGCGCAACGGAATGTAGGGCTCGGCGACCTGGCCCATCGTGATGGCCGTCTGCACCCGGGTCTGAATGCCTTCCTTCTCCAAGAAGTCCTGCAGCGCAAGGCTGTTCATGACGGTGCCGAGCATGCCCATGTAGTCGCTGCGGGTACGCTCCATGCCCCTTTGCTGCAGCTGCGCGCCGCGGAAGAAGTTCCCGCCCCCAATGACGACGGCGACCTGCACGCCGCTGCGCACCACCTCGGCGATCTGGCGCGCGACTTGCGCCACCACGTCGGGATCGAGACCGACCGCGCCGCCCCCGAACATCTCGCCACCGAGCTTGAGCAGCACCCGCGTGTAGGCGGGCCGGATCGGTGACGACGATCCTGCACCGTGGGGGCTGGCGTCCTCCGACATCCGACTCCTTCGCGGTCCTGGCGTGTGCACCGTCCCCGCTGCCGCAGACGGGCCCTCTCATCCTGCCTCATCGTGGCCGCGACACGGCGCCGGGGTCGCCAGCGCGTCACGCGGTTGGCCGGCGTCGGCGACCCGGTCAGTCTGCGACCGTGGGCCAGGGCCGCGCGTCCTCGAGTTCGTAGGCCAGTTCCAGGAGCTGGGCGTCGTGGCCGAGTTGCGCGGCGAACATCATTCCGACCGGCAGACCGGACTCGGACCGGGCCAGCGGAAGCGAAATGGCCGGCTCCCCCGTCGCGTTCTGCAGCGGCGTGAACGCCACCCATTCGGTGAGCCGGTCCATCACCTGCTCGAACGGCGCGGTCGGATCGAGGTGGCCGATGGGCGGGGTGACGTCGGCCAGCGTCGGGGTCAACACGACGTCGTGGTCGTCGTGCAGCCGGGAGGTGACACGGCGGACCCGTGCCAGCCGGGCGATGGCGGCCGGCAGCCGGTGCAGGTTGCGTGCCGCGTGGGACTCCAGGCCCCGGGTCAGGTTGTCCAGCCGCGCGGGGTCGAACGTCGGCCCGAAGGTGCGGCGCCCGCCGCGCACCAGTGCGAACGCCAGAAACGACCAGTAGAGCAGGAAATCGTCGACAAAGCGCTTCGGCACCGGGTTGTCGACCACGGTGACGCGGTGGCCGAGGTTCTCGAGGAGTTCGGCGACCTCCATGGTCAACCGGCTGACTTCTGGGCCGGCTTCGCGCTCGATTGATTTCGTGCACACCGCAATGCGCAACCGCCGCGGGTTGGCACCGGTGACGTCGCCGATCGGCGGCAGCTTCGGGTGGGCGGTCACCTTCTCCATCTCGCGGTAGAACGCCGCGGTGTCGCGCACCGAGCGCGTCACCACCCCGTTGTGCACGATGCGCAGCGGCATCTGCCGCATGTCCTTGTCCAGCGGCAACCGGCCTCGCGACGGTTTCAGACCCACCAGACCGTTGCACGCTGCGGGTATCCGGATGGAACCGCCGCCGTCGTTGGCGTGCGCGATCGGCACCACCCCAGCGGCGACGAAGGCACCCGATCCCGACGACGACGCCCCTGCAGTGTGCTCGGGGTTCCACGGGTTGCGCACCGGACCCAGCCGCGGGTGTTCAGCCGAGGCGCTGAATCCGAACTCCGAGAGCGCGGTCTTACCCAACGGCACGAGTCCGGTTGCCAGATAGGAGCGCGCGAAATCACCGTGGGACGCGACCGGGCGGGGGTGCCAGGCGTCGGTGCCACTCATGGTCGGCATCCCGGCAACGGCGACGTTGTCCTTGAGGAACGACGGCACGCCGTCGAAGAATCCGCCGAATCGGCTCCGCTGCGCGGCACGGGCCCGGGCGCGCTCGAACGCCTCGAAGGCCAGGCCGTTCAGGGCGGGGTTCACCGCCTCGGCTCGTGCGATGGCAGCCTCGATCAGCTCGGCCGGCGACACGTCGCCCGCCCGTAACGCCTGCGCCAGTCCCACCGCGTCGAGGTCACCCAGCGCGTCGTCGCGGAACGCCGAAATCCGGTCCATGCGCCGACGGTACCAAAGCGTACCGCCGTCGACGCGGGGTTGCGCCGGTCGCGGCGGGTGTCACTCTGCGCGGTGCAGCACCGCCCCCACCGTCATCGTGAGGATCTTCCAGTCCAGCCACAGCGACCAGTTCTCGATGTAGAAGTTGTCCCATTCGGCCCGGTCGGCGATCGAGGTCTGCCCGCGCAGGCCGTGCACCTGCGCCCAGCCGGTCATCCCGGCCTTGACCCGGTGCCGGTCGCCATAGCGGGCGATCTGCATGTTGAACAGGTCGACGTACTCGGGCCGTTCCGGCCGGGGCCCGACCAGGCTCATCTCGCCTCTGATGACGTTGATCAGCTGGGGCAGTTCATCCATCGAGGTGGCGCGCAGGATCCTGCCGATTCGGGTGCGACGGTCCTCGCCCTCGACGCCGCCGGGCGCGGAGTCGGGGGCAGGCGCGAAGGCTGCCTCGGAGGTTGCGGGCGGGCGCATGGAACGGAACTTCAGACACCGGAACACGCGGCCGTCGCGTCCCACCCTGGGCTGTCCGAAGAACACCGGGCCCGGCGAGCTCGACCGGACCAGCAGCATCAGGGTGAGAAACAGCGGCGAGATCATCGCCAGACCGACCGCGGCGACCACGCGGTCGGAGACGTGTTTGACCACGAACTGCCAACCCCGCGGGTCGGTGCGCGGTGCCGCGATCAGCGGCAGACCGCCGATGTGGTCGATGCGGGCGTGCACGCCGATGGTGTCGAAGATCCGCGGCACGATCCACACCGCGACCCCGCGCTCGTGCGCGATTCGGACTGCGCGGGCCAGCGCCTCGTCCCGGGTGCGGGAGAACGCGACGATCATGCACTCCGCGCCGGTGCGGGTGATGACGTCGTCGAGATCGTCGAGCTTGCCCAGGTACGGGATGCTCGACGGGTTGTCGCGGTCGACGCCCATCCATGGCAGTTCGTCGTCGACCAGGCCCACCGGCCGCAGACCGTATTCCGGCGTGATCGCGAGCCGGTCGACGACTTTGGCGGCGATGCGCCCGTTGCCGACGATCAGAGTGGGCGCGGTCAGCGTGTTGCGGCGGAACAACTTTCGCCGCAGCGCGAACCACCACAGTCGGCCCAGCGGTAGCAGGACGGCCGCACACACCCACATCCGGGCCACGGCGTCGTCGGCCGAACCGGGCAGGTTGGTGTTCAGCACGATGCCGGTGAGCAGCATGACCGCCGCCAGCGCGGCGACCGCCTCGATGGTGGGCAGCTCGTCGAGAAACGTGCGCTGCAGTGACCGCCGGTACAGGCCGCGCATCGCGCTCATCGCCACGATGGTCGGCGCGAAACACCACAGCATCCAGATCGGCGGGCTGTCGTAGCCCAGCTGTGTCGCCCAGGTCATGCCGATGGCCACGGCGGCCGAGCCCGTGGACAGGTCGATCAACGGACCGGCAACCGACTCCCAGGGCGTCCGCCGTTTTAGCTGGGATGGTGCCGGGTCGGGGTCTAGAGGGACTTCGCGCGCAATACTCTTCCGGATGTTCGGATTTGCCGCTCTGCGGTACTCAACAGTGTCGGTCATTCCTTACCAAGAACTTTGGCTGTACCGACCATTCACTGAGATTAACCCGTCAATTGTCGAAACCGTCGAATATCGGTCATGGCTCGGACCATCGGACGGCATCCGGATTTGCTGGGTTCTTTGCTGGTGTTTGTCCAGATGACTTGAGGCAAACTCGGTATCGGCGGATCCGCGAGGCTGGAGCCGACAATGTCCCCGGTGCAGCGCTTCAGGCAAACCCAGGATGCGCGAACCGGCCGTGGCCGGGTCGGTTCGATATCGACGTGCGGAATCCGTCGCCGACCATGGCGCAGAATGCACGACGCCCCCGGAACCGCGGCTCCGGGGGCGTCGTGTCGATCCGGGTGCTGCTAGGCCTGTCCGACCTCGAACCGGGCAAACCGGGTCACGGTCACACCGGCCTCGTCGAGCAGCGCCTTGACGGTCTTCTTGTTGTCCGAGACCGACG harbors:
- the frr gene encoding ribosome recycling factor, which translates into the protein MIEETLFDAEEKMEKAVSVARDDLASIRTGRANPAMFNRIHVDYYGAATPITQLSSINVPEARLVVIKPYEANQLRSIEDAIRNSDLGVNPSNDGNVIRVAIPQLTEERRRELVKQAKSKGEDAKVSVRNIRRKAMEELTRIKKDGDAGEDEVTRAEKDLDKTTHQYTAQIDELVKHKEGELLEV
- the pyrH gene encoding UMP kinase → MSEDASPHGAGSSSPIRPAYTRVLLKLGGEMFGGGAVGLDPDVVAQVARQIAEVVRSGVQVAVVIGGGNFFRGAQLQQRGMERTRSDYMGMLGTVMNSLALQDFLEKEGIQTRVQTAITMGQVAEPYIPLRAQRHLEKGRVVIFGAGMGLPYFSTDTTAAQRALEIGADVVLMAKAVDGVFTKDPRVHADAELLIAISHREVIDRGLKVADATAFSLCMDNGMPILVFNLLVDGNIARAVAGEKIGTLVTT
- a CDS encoding amidase, whose product is MDRISAFRDDALGDLDAVGLAQALRAGDVSPAELIEAAIARAEAVNPALNGLAFEAFERARARAAQRSRFGGFFDGVPSFLKDNVAVAGMPTMSGTDAWHPRPVASHGDFARSYLATGLVPLGKTALSEFGFSASAEHPRLGPVRNPWNPEHTAGASSSGSGAFVAAGVVPIAHANDGGGSIRIPAACNGLVGLKPSRGRLPLDKDMRQMPLRIVHNGVVTRSVRDTAAFYREMEKVTAHPKLPPIGDVTGANPRRLRIAVCTKSIEREAGPEVSRLTMEVAELLENLGHRVTVVDNPVPKRFVDDFLLYWSFLAFALVRGGRRTFGPTFDPARLDNLTRGLESHAARNLHRLPAAIARLARVRRVTSRLHDDHDVVLTPTLADVTPPIGHLDPTAPFEQVMDRLTEWVAFTPLQNATGEPAISLPLARSESGLPVGMMFAAQLGHDAQLLELAYELEDARPWPTVAD
- a CDS encoding phosphatidate cytidylyltransferase → MNQPANEPPTNPPKTSGRAGRNLPAAIAVGVVLGGGLIAILLFAPYLWLALVAAAVAISTYEVGSRLGEAGYRVPMVPLLVGGQATLWLTWPFGPAGALGGFAATVVVCMIWRLVGQGLNHAPQNYSRDIGATVFLATWVPLFASFGALLVYPDDGANRVFALMLGVVFSDIGGYIAGVLFGKHTMAPAISPKKSWEGLAGSLVFGVTASVLAVVFLLDKPWWAGVALGLMLVITGTLGDLVESQFKRDLGIKDMSNLLPGHGGMMDRIDAMLPSAVATWIVLTLLA
- a CDS encoding sugar transferase, encoding MTDTVEYRRAANPNIRKSIAREVPLDPDPAPSQLKRRTPWESVAGPLIDLSTGSAAVAIGMTWATQLGYDSPPIWMLWCFAPTIVAMSAMRGLYRRSLQRTFLDELPTIEAVAALAAVMLLTGIVLNTNLPGSADDAVARMWVCAAVLLPLGRLWWFALRRKLFRRNTLTAPTLIVGNGRIAAKVVDRLAITPEYGLRPVGLVDDELPWMGVDRDNPSSIPYLGKLDDLDDVITRTGAECMIVAFSRTRDEALARAVRIAHERGVAVWIVPRIFDTIGVHARIDHIGGLPLIAAPRTDPRGWQFVVKHVSDRVVAAVGLAMISPLFLTLMLLVRSSSPGPVFFGQPRVGRDGRVFRCLKFRSMRPPATSEAAFAPAPDSAPGGVEGEDRRTRIGRILRATSMDELPQLINVIRGEMSLVGPRPERPEYVDLFNMQIARYGDRHRVKAGMTGWAQVHGLRGQTSIADRAEWDNFYIENWSLWLDWKILTMTVGAVLHRAE